One region of Oryza sativa Japonica Group chromosome 5, ASM3414082v1 genomic DNA includes:
- the LOC4339458 gene encoding uncharacterized protein isoform X3, with amino-acid sequence MSPEKSPESSVVREQRVTISNKHGENLVGLLHQACSKNLVILCHGFRATKDDSILVDLAYALTREGVSAFRFDFAGNGESEGQFQYGNYRREADDLHSVVSYFTEQEYNIIGLVGHSKGEFEYQVTEESLKDRLSTDTLLSSRSISKCCRVLTIHGSKDEIVPVEDALMFAANIPNHELHIIAEANHRYTGHEKELKAFVLDFIKSQPNFSSSLRPKL; translated from the exons ATGTCGCCGGAGAAATCGCCGGAGTCCTCAG TAGTTCGGGAACAAAGAGTTACAATTTCAAACAAGCATGGGGAAAATCTTGTTGGTCTACTGCATCAAGCATGTTCAAAGAATCTTGTGATCCTTTGCCATGGATTCCGAGCTACAAAG GATGATAGCATCTTGGTTGACCTTGCTTATGCACTAACAAGGGAAGGTGTTAGTGCTTTTCGGTTTGATTTTGCTGGAAATGG GGAAAGTGAGGGTCAGTTCCAGTATGGAAACTACCGAAGAGAGGCAGATGACTTGCACTCTGTTGTATCATACTTCACAGAACAGGAATATAATATAATTGGTCTTGTTGGGCACAGCAAAG GGGAGTTTGAGTACCAGGTGACAGAGGAAAGTCTGAAAGATCGGCTGAGCACAGATACCCTTCTTTCAAGCCGTTCCATAAGCAAATGCTGCAG GGTCCTCACAATCCATGGCTCCAAGGATGAAATTGTTCCGGTGGAAGACGCCCTGATGTTCGCGGCAAATATCCCCAACCATGAGCTGCACATAATCGCAGAAGCCAATCATCGCTACACAGGCCATGAGAAAGAGCTGAAAGCATTTGTACTGGACTTCATCAAGTCCCAACCCAATTTCTCGTCGTCCTTGCGCCCGAAGTTGTAA
- the LOC4339458 gene encoding putative uncharacterized protein YDL057W isoform X1 yields the protein MSPEKSPESSVVREQRVTISNKHGENLVGLLHQACSKNLVILCHGFRATKDDSILVDLAYALTREGVSAFRFDFAGNGESEGQFQYGNYRREADDLHSVVSYFTEQEYNIIGLVGHSKGGNAVLLYASMNHDIPVIVNISGRFALERGIDGRLGKNFMQRIKKDGYIDVRNRKGEFEYQVTEESLKDRLSTDTLLSSRSISKCCRVLTIHGSKDEIVPVEDALMFAANIPNHELHIIAEANHRYTGHEKELKAFVLDFIKSQPNFSSSLRPKL from the exons ATGTCGCCGGAGAAATCGCCGGAGTCCTCAG TAGTTCGGGAACAAAGAGTTACAATTTCAAACAAGCATGGGGAAAATCTTGTTGGTCTACTGCATCAAGCATGTTCAAAGAATCTTGTGATCCTTTGCCATGGATTCCGAGCTACAAAG GATGATAGCATCTTGGTTGACCTTGCTTATGCACTAACAAGGGAAGGTGTTAGTGCTTTTCGGTTTGATTTTGCTGGAAATGG GGAAAGTGAGGGTCAGTTCCAGTATGGAAACTACCGAAGAGAGGCAGATGACTTGCACTCTGTTGTATCATACTTCACAGAACAGGAATATAATATAATTGGTCTTGTTGGGCACAGCAAAG GAGGAAATGCCGTGCTTTTGTATGCTTCCATGAACCATGATATTCCTGTCATTGTCAACATTTCTGGACGCTTTGCGTTAGAGCGTGGTATTGATGGGCGCCTGGGGAAAAATTTCATGCAGAGAATAAAGAAAGATGGATACATAGATGTCAGGAACAGAAAAG GGGAGTTTGAGTACCAGGTGACAGAGGAAAGTCTGAAAGATCGGCTGAGCACAGATACCCTTCTTTCAAGCCGTTCCATAAGCAAATGCTGCAG GGTCCTCACAATCCATGGCTCCAAGGATGAAATTGTTCCGGTGGAAGACGCCCTGATGTTCGCGGCAAATATCCCCAACCATGAGCTGCACATAATCGCAGAAGCCAATCATCGCTACACAGGCCATGAGAAAGAGCTGAAAGCATTTGTACTGGACTTCATCAAGTCCCAACCCAATTTCTCGTCGTCCTTGCGCCCGAAGTTGTAA
- the LOC4339458 gene encoding uncharacterized protein isoform X4: protein MSPEKSPESSVREQRVTISNKHGENLVGLLHQACSKNLVILCHGFRATKDDSILVDLAYALTREGVSAFRFDFAGNGESEGQFQYGNYRREADDLHSVVSYFTEQEYNIIGLVGHSKGEFEYQVTEESLKDRLSTDTLLSSRSISKCCRVLTIHGSKDEIVPVEDALMFAANIPNHELHIIAEANHRYTGHEKELKAFVLDFIKSQPNFSSSLRPKL, encoded by the exons ATGTCGCCGGAGAAATCGCCGGAGTCCTCAG TTCGGGAACAAAGAGTTACAATTTCAAACAAGCATGGGGAAAATCTTGTTGGTCTACTGCATCAAGCATGTTCAAAGAATCTTGTGATCCTTTGCCATGGATTCCGAGCTACAAAG GATGATAGCATCTTGGTTGACCTTGCTTATGCACTAACAAGGGAAGGTGTTAGTGCTTTTCGGTTTGATTTTGCTGGAAATGG GGAAAGTGAGGGTCAGTTCCAGTATGGAAACTACCGAAGAGAGGCAGATGACTTGCACTCTGTTGTATCATACTTCACAGAACAGGAATATAATATAATTGGTCTTGTTGGGCACAGCAAAG GGGAGTTTGAGTACCAGGTGACAGAGGAAAGTCTGAAAGATCGGCTGAGCACAGATACCCTTCTTTCAAGCCGTTCCATAAGCAAATGCTGCAG GGTCCTCACAATCCATGGCTCCAAGGATGAAATTGTTCCGGTGGAAGACGCCCTGATGTTCGCGGCAAATATCCCCAACCATGAGCTGCACATAATCGCAGAAGCCAATCATCGCTACACAGGCCATGAGAAAGAGCTGAAAGCATTTGTACTGGACTTCATCAAGTCCCAACCCAATTTCTCGTCGTCCTTGCGCCCGAAGTTGTAA
- the LOC4339458 gene encoding putative uncharacterized protein YDL057W isoform X2: MSPEKSPESSVREQRVTISNKHGENLVGLLHQACSKNLVILCHGFRATKDDSILVDLAYALTREGVSAFRFDFAGNGESEGQFQYGNYRREADDLHSVVSYFTEQEYNIIGLVGHSKGGNAVLLYASMNHDIPVIVNISGRFALERGIDGRLGKNFMQRIKKDGYIDVRNRKGEFEYQVTEESLKDRLSTDTLLSSRSISKCCRVLTIHGSKDEIVPVEDALMFAANIPNHELHIIAEANHRYTGHEKELKAFVLDFIKSQPNFSSSLRPKL; the protein is encoded by the exons ATGTCGCCGGAGAAATCGCCGGAGTCCTCAG TTCGGGAACAAAGAGTTACAATTTCAAACAAGCATGGGGAAAATCTTGTTGGTCTACTGCATCAAGCATGTTCAAAGAATCTTGTGATCCTTTGCCATGGATTCCGAGCTACAAAG GATGATAGCATCTTGGTTGACCTTGCTTATGCACTAACAAGGGAAGGTGTTAGTGCTTTTCGGTTTGATTTTGCTGGAAATGG GGAAAGTGAGGGTCAGTTCCAGTATGGAAACTACCGAAGAGAGGCAGATGACTTGCACTCTGTTGTATCATACTTCACAGAACAGGAATATAATATAATTGGTCTTGTTGGGCACAGCAAAG GAGGAAATGCCGTGCTTTTGTATGCTTCCATGAACCATGATATTCCTGTCATTGTCAACATTTCTGGACGCTTTGCGTTAGAGCGTGGTATTGATGGGCGCCTGGGGAAAAATTTCATGCAGAGAATAAAGAAAGATGGATACATAGATGTCAGGAACAGAAAAG GGGAGTTTGAGTACCAGGTGACAGAGGAAAGTCTGAAAGATCGGCTGAGCACAGATACCCTTCTTTCAAGCCGTTCCATAAGCAAATGCTGCAG GGTCCTCACAATCCATGGCTCCAAGGATGAAATTGTTCCGGTGGAAGACGCCCTGATGTTCGCGGCAAATATCCCCAACCATGAGCTGCACATAATCGCAGAAGCCAATCATCGCTACACAGGCCATGAGAAAGAGCTGAAAGCATTTGTACTGGACTTCATCAAGTCCCAACCCAATTTCTCGTCGTCCTTGCGCCCGAAGTTGTAA